The following is a genomic window from Hymenobacter chitinivorans DSM 11115.
TCCGGGGCATTACACCCAGCTCGTGTACGCCAACCGCAGTCCTTCGCTTATCAAATCTATCTTCGGCAACGGGGCCATGATTGAGGGCTGGGCCGTGTACGCCGAGCGCATGATGCTGGAAAGCGGCTACGGCGGCAACACCGACGAAATGTGGCTCATGTGGGACAAGTGGAATATGCGCGTGACCCTGAACGCCATTCTCGACCACGAAATCCAGGTCAACAACGCCTCCGAGGCCAGCATCGTGGCCCTGCTCACCCGCGACGGGTTCCAGGAGCAGTCGGAGGCTACCAACAAGTGGAAGCGGGCCACCCTGAGCCAGGTGCAGCTGGCCAGCTACTTCACCGGCTACACCGAAATCTACGATTTGCGCCAGGAGCTCAAAAAGGAGCAGGGCAGCCAGTTTGACCTCAAAGCCTTCAACGAGCAGTTTCTCAGCTACGGCAGCGCCCCGGTGCGCTACATCCGCACGATGATGCTCAAAAAGCCGGCGTAAGGAAAGCGGTAAATAGCTAGCCGGTATTGCAACAGAACGTCATGTCGACCAGTGGTCGACATGACGTTCTGTTTATGCCCAGTAGGCATACCTGAATCCGCTGGCGGGCCGTATACTGCTACTTCAGTTTTTTACCCGTTTTATGAAAGAGAAAGACCGTCAGCGCGTCTACGATACCGACGATGAGGGCCTGCGCCGCTATACCCACGAGCACATGAAGGTGCTGGCCAAGTTCACCTCCGACAACTGCGAAATCTGTGCGTCGTTGGCCCCGCCCTTCGAGCAGTTTGCCAACGACGAACCCTACGAAACCATCCTGTTTCTGCGCCTGGCCTCGGAGGAAAGTCCGGTGGCCAAGAAGCTGATGCAGCAGAAAGTGGCCCCGTTCTTCGTGAGCTACTGCCAGGGCCGCATCCTGGAGTGCGACACGCTGACCACCGAGCAGCAAGTGCTCGACATGCTGGAGCGCCTGCGGGAGTTTCTGCCCCAAAACCACTAAGCTAGCGGCTCCTGCGCCTGCGGCTGCACGAGGACCTGTGGGCCCTGCTGGCCTTATTAACTACGTTTCTGCTGTTGTTTTTGCGGTTCTAGGGCGTCGGCCCGCTAATTTCCTCCTAGCTTCGCGGCCGTGTTTTTCATTGTCTCCAAAACGTTGCCCTACCTGCTGGAGCCCGCCATCTGGCTGCTAGCTTTGCTCGGTGGGGCCTTGCTGAGCCGGCGTCCCGCCCGGCAGCGCGGCTTCGTGGTGGCGGCCCTGGCCGTCGTGGTGCTGGGCACTAATGGCGGACTGGTCAACGAGGCCTGGCTGGCCTGGGAGCTGCCACCCGTACCGCTGCGCACCGTTGCCCCCCACGACGCGGGCGTGCTGCTCACCGGCGTGACCCGGCCCCAGAAGTCGCCCCACGACCGGGTGTACTTAGCCGAGGGCGCCGACCGGGTGACGCACGCGCTGTGGCTCTACCGGGCCGGGCGCATCCGCCGCATCATTATCAGCGGGGGCTCGGGCTCCTTGCGGGAAGTGGCCCACACCGAAGCCCACGATATTGCTACCCTGCTGCGCCTG
Proteins encoded in this region:
- a CDS encoding thioredoxin domain-containing protein, translating into MKEKDRQRVYDTDDEGLRRYTHEHMKVLAKFTSDNCEICASLAPPFEQFANDEPYETILFLRLASEESPVAKKLMQQKVAPFFVSYCQGRILECDTLTTEQQVLDMLERLREFLPQNH
- a CDS encoding YdcF family protein encodes the protein MFFIVSKTLPYLLEPAIWLLALLGGALLSRRPARQRGFVVAALAVVVLGTNGGLVNEAWLAWELPPVPLRTVAPHDAGVLLTGVTRPQKSPHDRVYLAEGADRVTHALWLYRAGRIRRIIISGGSGSLREVAHTEAHDIATLLRLAGVPRQDILLEERSRNTRENALYTKQLLTQHPDLKSLVLITSAFHQRRALGCFAKVGLHPTPFPVDFRTEDRGLHSLTYWLPDATALGRWSHLLHELLGFLTYKLLGYI